The Nitrospiraceae bacterium genome includes a window with the following:
- the pstA gene encoding phosphate ABC transporter permease PstA: MNRFWRGGELFVWLTASGVAVSLLMVGGMLALIMVHGLGQFWPAPLQEVTLKNRQILIGEAIGQERMPGSVTAEHPEGLRRIRFKVGNRDTFGTDFRWANETDIESRATPGDLVFVERREWGPAYGRVQGLTHREAGDIPIVEDWPQILAHLASATELRHRIERIEREDIGEINQRIEAASLQRRALSSEMAGTPHAETQDRALAGRMAELEHEYQVKTGELEDLHRRADNEHLLLSLSNGKRISIPLSQIVSLMRPNEMNGLDKTKAYLGNLWTFLSGEPREANTEGGIFPAIFGTVLMVFLMTLAVMPFGVMAAIYLREYAKQGVMVRLVRIAVNNLAGVPSIVFGVFGLAFFIYALGGSIDRWLFPESLPNPTFGTGGILWASLTLALLTVPVVIVATEEGLSAVPRDFREGSVGLGATRFETIWHVILPCALPGILTGLILAMARAAGEVAPLMLTGVVKLAPSLPLDDHFPFLHLDRKFMHLGFHIYDVGFQSPNVEAAKPMVYMTTLVLIVVVITLNCVAVVLRNRLRKRYAGSAV; this comes from the coding sequence ATGAATCGATTCTGGCGCGGCGGAGAATTGTTCGTCTGGTTGACGGCCTCGGGCGTCGCGGTCAGCCTGCTGATGGTCGGAGGAATGTTGGCTCTCATCATGGTCCACGGCTTAGGTCAATTTTGGCCGGCACCGCTGCAGGAAGTCACCTTAAAGAACCGTCAGATTCTCATCGGCGAGGCCATCGGCCAGGAGCGAATGCCGGGTTCCGTGACCGCGGAACACCCGGAAGGGCTCCGACGCATTCGCTTCAAGGTCGGCAATCGCGATACATTCGGCACAGATTTCCGGTGGGCCAACGAGACGGATATCGAGTCACGCGCCACCCCCGGCGACCTAGTTTTCGTCGAACGCCGGGAGTGGGGACCGGCCTACGGCAGAGTTCAGGGTCTCACCCATCGGGAAGCGGGTGACATCCCGATCGTTGAAGACTGGCCTCAGATCCTTGCTCATCTCGCCTCCGCCACGGAGTTGCGACATCGCATCGAGCGCATCGAACGGGAAGATATCGGCGAGATCAATCAGCGTATCGAGGCCGCGAGCCTTCAGCGCCGGGCCCTTTCTTCGGAAATGGCCGGGACGCCACATGCAGAGACACAAGATCGGGCACTGGCCGGTCGGATGGCCGAACTCGAGCACGAGTATCAGGTGAAAACGGGAGAGCTGGAGGACCTACACCGACGTGCCGACAACGAACACCTCCTCCTCAGTCTGTCCAACGGGAAACGGATCAGCATCCCGCTCTCGCAGATCGTCTCGCTCATGCGTCCGAACGAGATGAATGGGCTCGACAAAACCAAGGCCTATCTCGGCAACCTCTGGACGTTCCTCTCCGGCGAGCCTCGTGAGGCCAATACGGAGGGGGGCATTTTCCCGGCCATCTTCGGCACGGTGTTAATGGTCTTTCTCATGACGCTGGCGGTGATGCCATTCGGCGTGATGGCGGCGATCTACCTTCGGGAGTATGCCAAGCAAGGGGTGATGGTGAGGCTGGTGCGGATCGCGGTGAATAATTTGGCCGGCGTCCCCTCCATCGTATTCGGGGTGTTCGGACTCGCATTCTTCATCTACGCGTTGGGAGGATCGATCGACCGCTGGCTGTTCCCGGAATCTCTTCCCAACCCGACCTTCGGCACAGGCGGAATTCTCTGGGCCTCCCTCACATTGGCCCTGTTGACGGTGCCGGTCGTCATCGTTGCGACGGAGGAAGGCCTGTCGGCCGTCCCTCGGGATTTTCGGGAAGGCTCAGTCGGGCTCGGCGCAACCCGTTTTGAAACGATTTGGCACGTCATCCTCCCCTGTGCGTTGCCGGGTATCCTGACGGGATTGATTTTGGCCATGGCACGAGCGGCCGGTGAAGTCGCTCCCTTGATGCTGACAGGTGTCGTGAAACTGGCGCCGTCACTCCCGCTCGACGATCACTTTCCGTTCCTCCATCTCGATCGGAAATTCATGCATCTCGGATTCCACATTTATGACGTCGGGTTTCAGTCACCCAACGTCGAAGCCGCGAAACCGATGGTGTATATGACAACGCTTGTCTTGATCGTGGTGGTCATCACGTTGAATTGTGTGGCGGTCGTGTTGCGCAACCGCTTGCGTAAGCGCTATGCCGGCTCGGCAGTCTGA
- a CDS encoding phosphate ABC transporter ATP-binding protein, producing MQVRTLDFFYGKAQALFKVNLTIRKNSVTAFIGPSGCGKSTLLRCLNRMNDLVEGARAVGRVELDGTDIYSPHIDVTDLRKRVGMVFQKSNPFPKSIYDNVAYGPRLHGTKSRATLDHLVQTSLQGAGLWEEVKDRLAQSALGLSGGQQQRLCIARALAVQPEVILMDEPCSALDPIATGRIEELIFTLKDRYTVVIVTHSMQQAARVSDQCGFFLMGELVEFGDTKSIFTMPKDKRTEDYITGRFG from the coding sequence ATGCAGGTCCGAACCCTGGACTTTTTCTACGGCAAGGCGCAAGCCCTCTTCAAGGTGAACCTCACGATCCGCAAGAATTCGGTGACGGCATTCATCGGGCCGTCCGGCTGCGGAAAATCGACGCTCCTACGTTGCCTGAATAGGATGAACGATCTCGTAGAAGGCGCGAGAGCCGTTGGCCGCGTGGAGCTGGACGGGACCGACATTTACAGCCCGCACATCGACGTCACGGACCTTCGCAAACGGGTCGGCATGGTGTTCCAAAAATCCAATCCATTTCCCAAATCCATCTATGACAACGTCGCCTACGGTCCGCGTTTGCATGGAACCAAGAGTCGCGCGACACTGGACCACCTGGTACAGACAAGCTTGCAAGGCGCAGGCTTGTGGGAGGAGGTCAAGGATCGATTGGCGCAGAGCGCCCTTGGCCTCTCCGGCGGGCAGCAGCAGCGTCTGTGTATCGCACGGGCGCTTGCTGTTCAGCCGGAAGTCATTCTAATGGATGAGCCCTGTTCGGCCCTGGATCCGATCGCCACGGGCAGGATCGAAGAACTCATCTTTACCTTGAAGGATCGTTACACGGTCGTGATCGTCACCCACAGCATGCAACAGGCGGCGAGAGTCTCGGACCAGTGCGGCTTCTTCCTCATGGGCGAATTGGTGGAGTTCGGCGATACCAAATCGATCTTCACCATGCCGAAGGACAAGCGGACGGAAGACTACATCACCGGGCGGTTCGGGTAG
- the phoU gene encoding phosphate signaling complex protein PhoU, protein MQRHFDHDLAQLKDHLLRMGAMVEHQIQRALESLVERDSDTAISVIERDHEVNALDVEIDDTCIKLLATQQPTARDLRFVSTAMKISSELERMGDLADNIAQRALELNGEPQLKPYIDIPRMANWTMRMVKECLDAFVNSDPVLARKVCVDDDVVDSINEQLFRELLSFMLENPATITRAIRLTFVAKSLERIADHATNIAELVVYMVEGKNIRHVAPSAPL, encoded by the coding sequence ATGCAGCGACATTTCGATCACGACCTGGCCCAGTTGAAAGACCATCTTCTTCGAATGGGCGCCATGGTGGAGCATCAAATTCAGCGGGCCCTGGAGTCCCTGGTCGAGCGCGATTCCGACACCGCCATTTCGGTCATCGAGCGTGACCATGAGGTCAACGCTCTGGACGTCGAAATCGACGACACTTGCATCAAGCTGCTGGCCACTCAGCAACCCACCGCGCGGGATCTTCGCTTCGTCAGCACCGCCATGAAGATTTCCTCTGAGCTCGAGCGCATGGGAGACCTGGCGGACAACATCGCCCAACGCGCGCTCGAGCTGAACGGGGAACCGCAACTCAAGCCCTATATCGACATTCCCAGGATGGCGAATTGGACGATGCGGATGGTCAAGGAATGCTTGGACGCCTTCGTCAATTCCGACCCCGTCCTTGCGCGAAAAGTCTGCGTGGACGACGATGTCGTCGACAGCATCAATGAACAGTTGTTTCGGGAACTGCTCTCCTTTATGCTGGAGAACCCGGCGACGATCACCAGAGCGATCCGGCTCACGTTTGTGGCCAAATCCCTCGAGCGAATCGCCGATCACGCCACCAACATCGCCGAACTCGTGGTGTATATGGTGGAGGGGAAAAACATCCGGCACGTTGCTCCGTCCGCGCCGCTCTGA
- a CDS encoding Ppx/GppA family phosphatase: MPKLAVLDIGTNSIHMVLAEVQPDYSYKILDRFKDMTRLGDGVFTTKRLSDQAMTRGLDVIKTLVTLARNKGYERIEAVATSAVREARNGGEFLDHVAQQTGLVVRVITGAEEARLIFLGVQNSVALPDQPTLIIDVGGGSVELIVGNREKINHARSLKLGAIRMKDLYLLKTPPSKSMLRELEEAVDRQLKAALGPYKSKRIESVIATSGMAANLAEVIYLQRAGRPLPQLNLATVTVKEIVSVEKRLADAPLKARLDIPGLDPKRVDTLLPAATVFRILLQILDKDTLTICDKAIREGVIYDFIQRHREGIQAERDIPDVRKRNVLALARRCHASDAHGQHVAALALKLFDHTKALHGLSDRHRECLEYAAILHDIGYLINSRQHHKHAYYLIKHSDLSGLTADEIDIIANVARYHRRALPGKKHDGFASLPPETQHVIKILSALLRIADGLDRSQFAVVQSVDVKVGKTVIITLHVSGDAELEIWAARGRSDLFRKVFKRPVEFVILSHEDEAV, translated from the coding sequence ATGCCCAAGCTGGCCGTCCTCGACATCGGAACCAACTCCATCCACATGGTGCTGGCCGAGGTCCAACCCGACTATTCCTATAAAATCCTCGACCGCTTCAAGGACATGACCCGTCTGGGAGACGGCGTCTTTACCACCAAGCGCCTCTCGGATCAGGCCATGACGCGAGGGCTGGACGTGATCAAAACTCTGGTCACCCTTGCCCGCAACAAGGGCTATGAACGCATCGAAGCGGTCGCAACCAGCGCGGTCCGTGAAGCCCGCAACGGCGGAGAATTCCTCGATCATGTGGCTCAACAGACCGGTCTCGTGGTTCGCGTCATCACCGGCGCGGAAGAAGCACGACTCATATTTCTCGGCGTTCAGAACAGTGTGGCATTGCCGGACCAGCCCACGTTGATTATCGACGTCGGCGGCGGCTCTGTGGAGCTGATCGTCGGGAATCGGGAGAAGATCAACCACGCCCGCAGTCTGAAGCTCGGCGCGATCCGGATGAAAGATTTGTATCTGCTCAAGACTCCGCCGTCGAAATCCATGTTGCGCGAGTTGGAAGAGGCCGTCGATCGACAACTCAAGGCGGCGCTTGGCCCCTACAAGAGCAAACGCATCGAGAGCGTGATCGCCACCTCCGGCATGGCGGCCAACCTAGCGGAGGTCATTTACCTCCAGCGCGCCGGACGCCCCCTGCCGCAGCTGAACCTGGCCACGGTCACGGTGAAGGAAATTGTCTCGGTCGAAAAGCGGCTGGCCGACGCGCCCTTGAAGGCCAGGTTGGATATCCCAGGGCTTGACCCCAAACGCGTCGACACGCTGTTGCCCGCCGCCACGGTCTTCCGAATCCTGCTACAGATCCTGGACAAAGACACGCTGACGATCTGCGACAAGGCAATCCGTGAGGGAGTCATTTACGATTTCATTCAGCGCCATCGCGAAGGCATTCAGGCCGAGCGCGATATTCCCGATGTGCGTAAGCGCAATGTCCTGGCCCTGGCCCGACGATGCCATGCGTCCGACGCTCACGGGCAGCACGTCGCCGCCTTGGCGCTGAAACTGTTCGACCACACCAAGGCCCTGCACGGACTGAGTGATCGCCACCGCGAATGCCTGGAGTACGCGGCCATCCTCCACGATATCGGGTATCTCATCAATTCACGGCAGCACCACAAGCACGCCTATTACCTCATCAAGCACAGTGACTTATCCGGGTTGACCGCAGATGAGATCGACATCATCGCCAACGTCGCGCGCTACCACCGGCGCGCGCTACCGGGAAAGAAACACGATGGGTTCGCGTCGTTGCCGCCAGAGACACAGCACGTGATCAAAATCCTGTCCGCGCTCTTGCGCATCGCCGACGGACTGGACCGGAGCCAGTTTGCGGTCGTTCAGAGCGTCGACGTGAAGGTCGGAAAGACGGTGATCATCACGCTTCATGTCTCGGGCGATGCGGAGTTGGAGATCTGGGCCGCGCGCGGGCGCAGTGACCTCTTCCGCAAGGTGTTCAAACGCCCGGTGGAATTCGTCATTCTTTCGCACGAAGACGAGGCTGTATGA
- the tmk gene encoding dTMP kinase, which produces MSEQLPPRPMPHPYPGKLIIVEGIDGSGKSTQLQLLQKWLESQGHKVFFTEWNSSELVKDTTKKGKKSKSLTPTTFSLLHATDFATRLYHEILPPLKAGMLVLADRYMYTAFARDVVRGVSPAWVRKLYSFAITPDLAFYFKVPIDVAIDRLLGGTRAQLKYYEAGMDLGLSQDINESFRIFQSRILAEYDKIVDEFGLTVMDATKDIASQQAEMREVASKALAQYKPRRGTHGRRTLFWRRFDVPKSE; this is translated from the coding sequence ATGAGCGAGCAGCTTCCGCCGCGGCCGATGCCCCATCCCTACCCCGGCAAACTCATTATCGTCGAAGGCATCGACGGGTCCGGCAAGAGCACACAGTTGCAATTACTCCAGAAATGGTTGGAGTCGCAGGGCCACAAAGTGTTCTTCACCGAGTGGAACTCCTCCGAACTCGTCAAGGACACCACGAAAAAGGGCAAGAAGAGCAAGAGCCTGACGCCGACCACGTTCAGCCTGTTGCATGCCACGGACTTTGCGACCAGGCTGTACCATGAAATTCTCCCGCCGCTGAAAGCCGGTATGTTGGTTCTAGCCGATCGATACATGTACACGGCCTTCGCCAGAGACGTGGTCCGCGGCGTGTCTCCTGCCTGGGTCAGAAAGCTCTACAGCTTTGCCATCACGCCGGACCTCGCGTTTTACTTTAAGGTCCCGATCGACGTGGCCATCGACCGCCTGCTGGGGGGAACCAGGGCGCAGCTGAAATACTACGAGGCCGGGATGGACCTGGGCCTGAGCCAGGATATCAACGAAAGTTTCCGCATTTTCCAATCGCGCATCCTCGCCGAGTACGACAAGATCGTGGATGAATTCGGTCTCACGGTCATGGACGCGACCAAAGATATTGCAAGCCAACAGGCGGAAATGCGCGAGGTGGCCAGCAAGGCACTGGCGCAATACAAACCACGAAGGGGCACTCATGGCCGGCGGACGCTATTTTGGCGACGGTTTGACGTACCTAAATCCGAGTGA
- a CDS encoding dTMP kinase gives MAGGRYFGDGLTYLNPSDLKGKLIAVEGTDGVGRSTHIELLQEWLEVQGYGVVTTGWTRSNLMSKAIEMAKQGNIIDRWSFSLLYATDFADRLEHQIIPALRSGFIVLADRYIYTACARDYVRSGDRKWIRDVFGFALIPDLVCYLRIDVDTLALRVIESKGMNYWESGMDLRLGADLYDSFKKYQGLLIEEFDKMAEEFNFQVIDARKSPEEIQEELRAKIQLLLSDATPLAAISQTIPQSES, from the coding sequence ATGGCCGGCGGACGCTATTTTGGCGACGGTTTGACGTACCTAAATCCGAGTGATTTGAAGGGCAAGCTCATTGCCGTCGAAGGGACCGATGGCGTGGGGCGTTCCACCCACATCGAATTGCTGCAGGAATGGCTCGAGGTGCAGGGCTATGGAGTGGTGACGACCGGATGGACCCGCTCGAATCTCATGTCCAAAGCGATTGAGATGGCCAAGCAGGGCAACATCATCGACCGATGGTCCTTCAGCCTGCTGTACGCCACCGACTTTGCCGACCGCCTGGAACATCAAATCATTCCGGCCCTCCGATCCGGCTTCATTGTTCTGGCCGATCGCTATATCTATACGGCCTGCGCGAGAGACTATGTCCGGAGCGGCGACCGCAAATGGATCCGAGACGTATTCGGGTTTGCCTTGATTCCGGACCTGGTCTGCTACCTCCGCATCGACGTCGACACCCTCGCCTTGCGGGTGATCGAAAGCAAAGGGATGAACTACTGGGAGAGCGGCATGGATCTCCGGCTCGGCGCGGACCTCTATGATAGCTTTAAGAAGTACCAGGGTCTCCTGATTGAAGAATTCGACAAGATGGCGGAAGAGTTCAACTTCCAAGTCATCGACGCACGCAAATCGCCCGAGGAGATCCAGGAAGAACTCCGGGCCAAGATCCAGTTGCTCCTGTCGGACGCGACCCCCCTGGCGGCCATCTCCCAGACCATCCCACAGTCAGAGTCTTAA